In Luteipulveratus mongoliensis, the DNA window ACCTCGTGCGGGCGGGGATGCGCTCCTACCTGCGCTACTGGTGTGACGCCTTCCGGCTGAGCACGCTCTCGCAGGACCAGCTCAAGCCCAGAGTCCGACTGGTGGGCGATGCCGATGCGCGCCAGATCATGGCCGACGGCGGGTCGCTCGCGCTGTTCCTCGGGCACCTCGGCAACTGGGACGTGTGCGGCGCCTGGGCCACGACCTACTTCGCGCCGGTCACCACGGTCGCCGAGCGGCTCAAACCTGAAGAGCTGTTCGATGAGTTCCTGGAGTTCCGTGAGGGACTCGGGATGCGCATCCTGCCGCTGACGGGCGGAGGTGATGTGTTCCGCGAGCTGATCCGGGCTGCCAAGGACGGCGCGTTCATCCCGCTGCTGGCCGATCGCGACCTCACTCATCGCGGCGTGACCGTCAAGCTCTGTGGCCACGAGGCCAAGGTCGCGGCCGGCCCGGCGGCACTGGCGCTGACCACCGGCGCCGCGCTCT includes these proteins:
- a CDS encoding phosphatidylinositol mannoside acyltransferase; this translates as MLDVTGNLTLAGYRTGWAIVRRMPERAAYRTFDAIADGIYMRGGKNVNRMRSNYAKVRPELSENDLEDLVRAGMRSYLRYWCDAFRLSTLSQDQLKPRVRLVGDADARQIMADGGSLALFLGHLGNWDVCGAWATTYFAPVTTVAERLKPEELFDEFLEFREGLGMRILPLTGGGDVFRELIRAAKDGAFIPLLADRDLTHRGVTVKLCGHEAKVAAGPAALALTTGAALYALGVHYEKRPGSPIYDVVATFSDRIMPPETGSNPEKIKQMTQQCVDGLSTTIREHTEDWHMMQRVFTDDLDQGP